The Rhinolophus ferrumequinum isolate MPI-CBG mRhiFer1 chromosome 6, mRhiFer1_v1.p, whole genome shotgun sequence genome has a window encoding:
- the ULK3 gene encoding serine/threonine-protein kinase ULK3: MAGPGWGPPRLDGYILTERLGSGTYATVYKAYAKKDTREVVAIKCVAKKSLNKASVENLLTEIEILKGIRHPHIVQLKDFQWDSDNIYLIMEFCAGGDLSHFIHTRRILPEKVARVFMQQLASALQFLHERNISHLDLKPQNILLSSLEKPHLKLADFGFAQHMSPWDEKHVLRGSPLYMAPEMVCQRQYDARVDLWSVGVILYEALFGQPPFASRSFTELEEKIRSNWVIELPLRPPLSRDCRDLLQRLLERDPSRRISFQDFFTHSWVDLEHMPSGESMARATALVVQAVKKDQEGDAVAALSLYCKALDFFVPALHYEVDAQRKEAIKAKVGQYVSRAEELKAIVSSSNRALLRQGASARDLLREMARDKPRLLAALEVASAAMAKEEEAGGEQDALDLYQQSLGELLLLLAAEAPGRRRELLHSEVQNLMARAEYLKEQVKRRESPWEPETLDKEGLSESVRSSCTLQ, translated from the exons AAGGACACTCGAGAGGTGGTAGCTATAAAGTGTGTGGCCAAGAAGAGTCTGAACAAGGCATCTGTGGAAAACCTCCTGACAGAGATTGAGATCCTCAAGGGTATTCGACACCCCCACATCGTGCAGCTGAAAGACTTCCAG TGGGACAGTGACAACATCTACCTCATCATGGAGTTCTGTGCAGGAGGTGACCTGTCTCACTTCATCCACACCCGCCGGATTCTGCCAGAGAAGGTGGCTCGGGTCTTCATGCAGCAATTGG CTAGTGCCCTGCAGTTTCTGCATGAACGGAACATATCTCACCTGGATCTAAAGCCACAGAACATTTTGCTGAGCTCCTTGGAGAAGCCCCATCTTAAACTGGCAG ACTTCGGCTTCGCACAGCACATGTCCCCGTGGGACGAGAAGCATGTGCTCCGTGGCTCCCCTCTTTACATGGCCCCTGAGATGGTGTGTCAGCGGCAGTACGACGCCCGTGTGGACCTCTGGTCTGTGGGGGTCATCCTGTACG AAGCCCTCTTCGGGCAGCCCCCCTTTGCCTCCAGGTCGTTTACGGAGCTGGAAGAAAAGATCCGGAGTAACTGGGTTATTGAG CTCCCCCTGCGGCCCCCGCTCTCCCGAGACTGCCGGGACCTGCTGCAGCGGCTCCTGGAGCGGGACCCCAGTCGTCGCATCTCCTTCCAGGACTTCTTCACCCATTCCTGGGTGGACCTGGAGCACATGCCCAGTGGGGAGAGCATGGCACGAGCA ACTGCCCTGGTCGTGCAGGCTGTGAAGAAGGACCAGGAGGGGGATGCCGTGGCCGCTTTATCTCTCTACTGCAAGGCTCTGGACTTCTTCGTGCCGGCTCTGCACT ACGAAGTGGACGCCCAGCGGAAGGAGGCAATTAAGGCAAAG GTGGGGCAGTATGTGTCCCGGGCTGAGGAGCTCAAGGCCATCGTGTCCTCCTCTAATCGGGCCCTGCTGAGGCAAGGGGCCTCTGCGCGAGACCTTCTCAGAG AGATGGCCCGGGACAAACCGCGCCTCCTAGCTGCCCTGGAAGTGGCTTCGGCTGCCATGGCCAAG GAGGAGGAAGCTGGTGGGGAGCAGGACGCCCTGGACCTGTACCAGCAGAGCCTgggggagctgctgctgctgctagcAG CGGAGGCCCCAGGCCGGAGGCGGGAGCTGCTTCACAGTGAG GTTCAGAACCTCATGGCACGAGCTGAGTACCTGAAGGAGCAGGTCAAG CGGAGGGAGTCTCCCTGGGAACCCGAGACCTTGGATAAGGAGGGGCTGTCGGAGTCTGTTCGGAGCT CTTGCACCCTGCAGTGA